In the Pocillopora verrucosa isolate sample1 chromosome 4, ASM3666991v2, whole genome shotgun sequence genome, GccaaattgaatttttaagcAGAGGTAGCAAAGCACTTAACGATAGCCTTTCATCTGAATGTCATTTGGAATTGAATGGCATCAGGTTAAATTAGTTGTTGGGTTTTGTACTGCATGATACATAGCTTATAAATACGCAGAAACACATATATGTATAAACAGTGTCCATACCATGTGATAATGGCTGAGACGTTGTTCCCTCAGTTGTGCTCCCTCTTGCCTGACGATCCAGCGAGTCAGGAACATTGTTAGCTGGTAAATAAGGTGAGAAACACACGGTATGTCAAGTTCTTCTCTTGATAATGCACATTCATTAATGACCATGGTCTGAAATTAGTCAATTACCAGAGCTTTCATAATGAGGCATTCCACCTCAGTCTCTGAGTACATTTTGTTTAAACGCTGAATGAATCTAATACATGGCCATTTTCAAACCACAATTTATGCCCATCATTTGACAATAGCCTTACAGCTATAATAATATATCATACCAGTTGATGGTGCATGGGAGGTTGTGCCTTCAACATGTGCACATTCGCCCACTCTTGGCTGAGAAGCAGGGTGGTCAAAACGATCATCTGATAAGAAATATACATTTATTCCAGAAAGAGAATAAATTAGatccaaattaaaaattaatctgGAGCAATAGACTGCTTACTAAATTAAACATTGTTATTTTgttgattataataataatgatgtgATGTATTGATAACTGAAAAAATCAGACTGAAAGCAATTAAaccatatattttttaaaaaattattgccaCAGGGTATGAGCAcgaataatttaaaaaaatttaatattgaaACAAGCATAAAAagcatcagaaaaaaatgcactcCAATTGCAGACAACCTCCAGCCACTACACACCAATGGCATTAGTGCATTTGTAAGTATAATTCTACCAAAAGGAAATAGTCAGAACATGTATGAATGCATTGTGGAGTTATGTCAGAATAGTAACATTTGCAGAAGGTACAGCAAGTGCTTTAAGAAGTTTTGGTTTAAACCTAACAACTTAAGCAGCATgttaaaattttctaaaaaacaaaataaatgtgtgTGATCatgtatttcaatgtgtttggaATCAGATGGCGAAGAGAATATTGTGTAATTTACATATATCGTCGTAAAGGGAAGTGAATACCATCAGATTTTAGAGCAGCTTCATTGTAGTTCATATCTCCTAGCATTTCTTACCCCAGCCTTGAGAAAAACTAAGAAAGGTCAGACTACACCCCTGGGAATTCATACTCTACTCTTTGTGATAGATTAATTAGGTGGTGTGCTATATAGCTTAGCAGAGAATATGAAGCTATCAATTGTGACACTAAAATTACTTATACTAATACTTACATGTACTACAGTAATATAACTTTTACTGACTCTACTACTAACAATCTTAAATAGCAGTTAGTAGTAGAGTGAAAGTTATATTACTGTAGTACATGTAAGTATTAGTATAAGTAATTAATATCATGTTAGTTAAGgttatatatgtgtatatatatatatatgtcataCCATTGAGTGGTGGTGCTCTGACTTCACTTGCAACATCACTCTTCTTTCCTGGAAAgacaaattcattaaaatacAACTGAACACGATTCAGAGTGATTAattattttggttaaaaaacCTATAAGCAACCGGtttcacccctcccccctgcaaaaacttttttatgaCTTTTGAATCCCATCTACTAGCATACTTTGATAGCCCTGCGATTAATAAATAATggcaatcacaaaaaaaattagcttataCTATAATGGCACTAGAAATAAAGCTTACTATGAtacaaatgataaataaatgtacaatATGAGAAGCAAATCAGCATGCATGGGCAATTTTCAAACTCTAACAAACTGAAGGAAAGCCTTGAAGATAGATctgataaaaatattgaaaatattttattgcacTTGTAAAATGAAtacgtaattttcaatttcctttaacaatatgaaacaatgaaaactgGTCAATTAATTGGTATCATTCTGCACGAAAATGACATCATGCTAATTCTGTATTAAAAGGACAGAGCAACGTTTCTGTACATATTGATTTTTATGGTGTCTTTCAAAATAGTGTCTACTTTATAttaatttctttacaaaaatgAGACCTCTATTTTGCAATTTAGATATTTAATCATTCGTAGTTTCAAAGTGATAAATCATGACAAGGAATAAATCTTAAGGTAATCACCATATTCCTCACAGAAGGCCTCAAACATATCCTTAAATGTGGTCCCCATTACTCCTTCTCCTGAGACAAAGGCTTCCCCAAGCCCAAGAGTGCCATATGTTGAGATCGAGACACCATTAAGGTGCTTTCTTTTAAACATAATGACTATATCAAAGTCGCAATGGTGATTCAGTATATCTGCCTGCCAAAAATAATAACATCCCATTTCAAAATGCATAATAGAATGAAAATAACAAGAACCCTCCTAAGAAGCTTATATCTTCCTTCATGCCAGATCTTGACAAATTCAGGCCCTGTCAAGTTCATCTCAATCTTTCCCATTGTTAGCTATTCATCTTTCTTCTCAGTTGGATATTACCTCTGTGGTGTTGGAACCTAGTAATCTTGAGGTTCCCTTTGGTTTCAAGGCAATTTTATacattataaaaaaatttaattcatggTGACTTCAAACCCATTATAATGAAAGCTGTTAACAAGaaggtttctttgtttttgtttttacttttgttttttgttttttttggaatgGGGGGGggtaaaaagaacaaaatttacatatgtaagttttttttagtattgtGGATGTAGTCTTGCACAATGATATACTTACATTGAATGTTTTTAGGGGAGGGTGGCACAAGAAGGAACTTTGGTCTTCGTGAATAACAAAGCACTCTATTACTCCTCTAAGAAAGTCAAAGGCCAGAATGACCCAACATATTAAATTTCTCATTGCATGTTGACTGGCCTCTTGAGGAGTGCAAATCATTATGAGTACTGAAGGGAATGATAAAGGTGAGGTTTGCACATGAGCCAAGTGCCCCATTGGGGCAGGGGCTATGCCTAGTTCAATTCATACTTTTATGATCCTTTGGCTCGGACACCCATTTAAATCTGCCCCCTCTGGCCCAGTGGTGTGTGTTTTCTTATTGTCAAGTGCAGTTACTAACCATAAGGCCTTTTGCCTTCCACTTTGGGTAGGCCTTGAAATTGAACTGCTTTCTTCCTTGCAAGTTACTAATAGTATAAGTGAAAGTCAAGTGCCTTACTGTAGAAGCTTTCCATATTTACTGACCCCTACTACTGTGCTTAGTACCCTATCCTCTCTGATTCTCATAGGGGTAAAACACCTGTCTGGACTACAGGCTTGACAGATCACCCCCTTCCCCTACTGGGGCCTCCTCCACCTCTTTATATGCCACTCCCGCCTTTTTGTTCCAGCACTCGGTGGTGCTTAACAGGTCTTCTCAAGGAATGGATTAATTACAAACACTTACATAACTCGAATCTTCAAGTGTCTTGTTAACTGACTTCACGCCAAGTAGCCCAGAGAAATATTGAGCATCATGTCAAAAGTTCAATTTACAATTCTACAATTTTCTGATGGTCCAACTGCAAGCATCATAACACTTTCAAAGTATTAGTAGGAATATCACCAAATGGTCAAGTGACATTTGTGTCAAAGCTATGGGGTGGCCGTGTTTCTGACAAGGAAATCACACAACAATCAGGAGTGATGCACTTATTAGAACCTGGGGACAATGTAATGGCTGACAGAGGATTTGATATTGGTGGTATTTTGCCACCAGGCTGTCACCTGAATATCCCACCTTTTAAGGGCTGTGCACGCATAAAACGGTACGACAACACAAACTTGAACACGCGTACttgtaattatgaaatggactttacaatcttgaacgaacgttgtacggtttcgaaaactaaaggaaacaaaggaaatttacaactataaatacggaaaaaggctagacaaacaagaaacgaaaccaaaaaaaCTTACGTTTGTGTCCTTATAATATAAACGATGACGTTAAACGGGCGTTGAAACGATTCTCCACTTCGATCGagcacatgtattttttaactcgcaGCGCCTCTCGGGATCTAGCTAATGAGTGCGTGACATCACGCATAACGGCAGTAACATTCCCGACCCCTTAAGCGATGCTTAACATGGAAAGTTCTTAGCTACAAAATAAAGtagtaattatgaaaaataacttgtcaTGTCCTTTGCTAAAGCTAACGAGTCTAGTCCGTCACACAATCCGCTTAAAGAAATAGGGACTATGAATATTCCATGAAGGTTCAGCCCTTACGAGCTTCCTGTTTCATTGTTCATTATCGAGGCACGATTGTTCTTCCTTAGCTAGCAAGAGGACAACCTTGTCAACTGGTCTGCGTAGTTGGGAGGTTTGGGTCTTCAAATGAACCGTGCGTACCAACCCCTTCTTGTCTGATTCCGCGCTTATGACTCGTCCCATCGGCCAAACACTCCTCGGGCAGTTGTCGTCTTTCAACAGGACAACGTCTCCGACAGCTAGATTCCGTTTGGGACTGTTCCACTTCGAACGAGGTTGGAGAGTTGGGAGATATTCTCTCTTCCAACGCGTCCAAAATAAGTTTGCCAAGTACTGCACTCTCCGCCAGCGCCGCCTCATATAGACATCTGCGCGTTGAAAAACTCCTGCTGAGGGAAGTACAACGCTGGTTTTCATCGTCAGGAGATTGCTGGGACTTAGTGGGTTGAGGTCATCGGGATCACTCGAAGCGAATGTTAGCGGTCTCGAGTTAATGATAGCTTCAACTTCACATAGTAGAGTTCTAAAGGATTCGTCATCCAGACGGGAGCCATGCTCATGGAGTAGAACAGTGAGTACTTTGCGGGTAGTGCGAATCTGCCGCTCCCAAATGCCACCCATGTGGCTGGCACTCGGTGGGTTGAAAATCCAATCTGTACCCTCTAGATGCAGCCTGCTTCTGATTTGCTCGTTGTTCATTTCGTAAACTGCTTGCTGTAACTCTGTCTTGGCGCCTACAAAATTTGTTCCGTTGTCGCTCCGGATCTCTCGGATAGGCCCACGACGAGCAATAAATCGCCTCAGAGCCTGGATAAATGAATCTGTTTCGAGAGAATTGGCGGTCTCAATATGCACTGCTCTACTTgctaaacatgtgaaaaggCATCCGTACCGTTTGAGTCCCTTTCGACCTTCTTTGATCATGTACGGACCGAAGTAATCCACGCCAGTATACGTAAATGGCGGGGCTGGAGTCACTCGGTCTTTAGGCAAGTCAGCCATTTTCTGTTCAGCGACAGGGGCACGATTACGGCGACAAGTAACACAATTTGCGATTAGGTGACGAACAGCAGCATTGGCACCGGTGACCCAGTACTTCTCCCTCAATTTAGCAAGTGTGTGACCGCGGCCTGCGTGTGCTAGGCGTTCGTGTAGGCGTTTGATAATCAAGTTCGTAACGTGACTCTTGCGAGGTAAGATGATGGGGTGTTTCGTTTCTTCTGGAAGATCGTCAGCGCGGCTAAGGCGGCCACCAACACGAAGGAGGCCTTCATGAATGTAGGGATCCAGCCGAGTTAGGGAACTTGCTTTCTTCAgcaccattttcttttgctttgccCGACCCCGTTCGTCTCCACCGCCTTTGTCA is a window encoding:
- the LOC131799103 gene encoding uncharacterized protein, producing MADILNHHCDFDIVIMFKRKHLNGVSISTYGTLGLGEAFVSGEGVMGTTFKDMFEAFCEEYGKKSDVASEVRAPPLNDDRFDHPASQPRVGECAHVEGTTSHAPSTANNVPDSLDRQARGSTTEGTTSQPLSHGSGLPDETSVGSPRPTVVFYRENTKNVAVGYLCPQRHTLHGKPVPQGFDVVQVTWVANQEGGVAAPIVLGDEEENSQLSPGHFFALPRAQLVKIIVVDRGNQAASTATTSLTLC